From the genome of Bos indicus isolate NIAB-ARS_2022 breed Sahiwal x Tharparkar chromosome 2, NIAB-ARS_B.indTharparkar_mat_pri_1.0, whole genome shotgun sequence:
ATGCACAATGTTTCATTATTAAATGTTATCATTGCTGATACCACTGACGAgcagatttattttcctttgttttagcaTTCTAAAAATGACTTCCTTATGTAAAAAACCCGCTTATATCAAGctgaaattcaaaagaaataGGGCAGGTTCTTATTCTGAAGTTTATAATTGAGCAGTCATTGTCATTTTCAAACCTATTTTCCATCCCCAATAAAAGAGCAAAAGTAGATAGGAAGGCAGTGATTGGCCACTATTGAGCACTTGTCAGAAGGAGCAAGATGTCTGTCTTGACTGACCACCAGGTATAGTCCTTAGTTGTAGAAGTATAGCATGTCTTACTCATCCAGGGTAAAAATCATTTCCTTTGTATCTTGGTTTCAAAGTGTACAGTTTCATGATgttacaaaattttttattttgtttttggtaggTAGCAAGAAGACTTTCCTTAATAAAACATCCAGAGTGCTCCACCATGAGTGGCGGGAAGGCTATAGAACATTTGGCCAAACAGGGAAATAGATTGCATTTTGATTTCCAGCCTCCCATGCAACGTGCTaaaaattgtgatttttctttttctggacttCAACACGTTATTGATAAGATGAtaatgcaaaaggaaaaagaggaaggtATATTTGTAATTAGTAAAGTTGGACAGATAAGTAACACTGGATGGTACCTGAAAATACGCGCTCATTCCTGCAGGTATCGAGCAGGGGCAGGTCCTGTCTTCAGCTGCAGACATTGCTGCTGCGGTGCAGCACACCGTGGCCTGCCACATTGCAAAAAGAACACATCGTGCTCTTCTGTTCTGCAAGCAGAGAGGCTTCTTACGTCAGAGTAACGCAGTACTGGTGAGTCTTGTCATAGAATAGCAGTAATCCTTTACAGTACGTTCCTTTGCTTTCCAGAGCTTAATTGACCACAAGTGTAGGATGAAAAGATCTTTATGCCATAAGTTGTCCCTGACAGTAAGAGATTATGTAGAATGAAAACTAACAGCCATTTCTTGTACAGGTGTGGCACTTTTATAGGACATCTGTACAGCCTGTGTGGCAAAAATGTTCAAGGCTGCATCTTACTGAATTTAAAAGAGGGTTTACAGTATGAAACAAAATGCAGTGTAACTGCTATCACTGTCTAGAAAAATGGACTGTTTCCTTCAAATGTATGTTCCTTTGATGAAATCCCTTTAAATGTACTTAAAAGGCTTGATAAATTTCCTGTGTAACTGTATCTTAAACTTCAtccttttgaaaattgtaaagtgggaaaatatttaaacagtaGGTTCACAAAATGGAATATAAAGGTAATAGTTTAAGAATTatgtagtaaaatttaaaatttaaaaaatgcttataagCAAAAACTACAGGGTCTAAAATACTGTATAATGATTGTACTGTGAGGAAAGGGTTagaataaaatgtacaaaaatgaTAGTGATCATATGGTAATattgaagttgtttttttttctttcccaaatgtTTATTATATAGATATACTACTTAATCATTTACCCACCTACCAAAATGTGATATGGTCTTATTGTATAATCCTGGTATTTTCCCCAGGTTTACCTCACAGCTTACCTCATATTCATATGTGCTATTTGTTCTCTTTGGTCTTCTGAACTTTTTCAGGTTGTATCTGGAGGCGTCGCAAGTAACTTATATATCCGAAAAGCCCTGGAAATTGTGACCAATGCAACACAGTGCACTTTGCTGTGCCCGCCCCCCAGACTCTGCACTGACAACGGCGTTATGATTGCATGGTAAGCCGCAGCGCGTTTGTGGCTCACTCAGAATTATGCAGATATTACTTGCTATTTCATCCTGCTAAAGTTTCTTCCTTTACATCTTCagct
Proteins encoded in this window:
- the OSGEPL1 gene encoding tRNA N6-adenosine threonylcarbamoyltransferase, mitochondrial isoform X3 yields the protein MEAHALTIRLTNKVEFPFLVLLISGGHCLLALVRGVSDFLLLGKSLDIAPGDMLDKVARRLSLIKHPECSTMSGGKAIEHLAKQGNRLHFDFQPPMQRAKNCDFSFSGLQHVIDKMIMQKEKEEGIEQGQVLSSAADIAAAVQHTVACHIAKRTHRALLFCKQRGFLRQSNAVLVVSGGVASNLYIRKALEIVTNATQCTLLCPPPRLCTDNGVMIAWNGVERLRAGLGILHNTEGIRYEPKCPLGVDISKEVGEAAIKVPRLKMKI